One segment of Armatimonadota bacterium DNA contains the following:
- a CDS encoding terminase: protein MVFNLTDYWSCSGQPHAEQCRLLELVRSHRRVAATCGRRWGKTWLASAWSLWRVLLGEQVWWVAPSHLLSRAGFEYCLQHIRKLPTAIRKRIVVKRSSPYEIGYADGLLQFLSADNLWQLQARGLDLVTVDEAGEIAELATLVDQYLAPTLIDRAGRLLLIGTPRGGTQSEYYTISTRPEFARLQSASENNPHIDHAELERLKQELPESLYRQELLGEFVDMQGRAFPHVPIDYIERPELSDCVIGLDWGTYSPAAAVLVARQPDGTLYAVAEVYGVDYNAHQFADAVKQMVEQEQASVRRYVLDAACFNRTDGLVSVAERFRERDVNVQPATRDRAGTLVLLRQLLAERKLVISPACKNLLNELRSAEVHPSRDDIVGDDHALDALRYAVAEMRTLPPVRQQPDAWSPEAIRKQALRARRKELSLL, encoded by the coding sequence ATGGTGTTCAACCTGACTGATTACTGGAGCTGTTCAGGTCAGCCGCACGCGGAGCAGTGCCGTTTGTTAGAGCTGGTGCGTTCACACCGGCGTGTGGCAGCGACTTGCGGGCGTCGTTGGGGGAAGACCTGGCTGGCTTCAGCGTGGTCGCTCTGGCGTGTGTTATTAGGGGAGCAGGTATGGTGGGTTGCACCTTCTCATCTCTTAAGCAGGGCTGGATTTGAGTATTGCCTGCAGCACATTCGCAAGCTGCCTACCGCTATCCGTAAACGCATTGTGGTTAAGCGTTCATCTCCTTATGAGATAGGCTATGCCGATGGGCTACTACAGTTCCTGTCTGCGGACAACCTGTGGCAGCTACAGGCACGCGGGCTTGACCTGGTGACTGTGGATGAAGCAGGGGAAATTGCGGAGCTTGCAACACTCGTTGACCAGTACCTTGCACCAACACTGATTGATCGCGCCGGCAGGCTGTTGCTGATAGGCACGCCAAGGGGCGGCACGCAGAGCGAATACTACACAATCTCCACGCGCCCTGAGTTCGCCCGACTGCAATCGGCGTCGGAGAACAACCCGCACATTGACCACGCCGAACTCGAGCGGTTGAAGCAAGAGTTGCCGGAGTCGTTATACCGACAGGAGTTGTTGGGCGAGTTCGTGGACATGCAAGGGCGTGCATTCCCGCATGTGCCCATCGATTACATTGAGCGCCCAGAGCTATCGGATTGCGTGATTGGCCTGGACTGGGGCACATACTCTCCAGCAGCCGCCGTGTTGGTGGCAAGACAGCCTGATGGCACACTCTACGCTGTGGCTGAAGTGTACGGTGTGGACTACAACGCCCACCAGTTTGCCGATGCGGTGAAGCAGATGGTAGAGCAAGAGCAAGCAAGCGTTCGGCGTTATGTGCTGGACGCGGCGTGCTTCAACAGGACTGATGGGCTGGTGTCGGTAGCGGAGCGGTTTAGGGAACGTGATGTGAACGTGCAGCCTGCCACAAGAGACAGAGCGGGCACGCTGGTTCTGTTAAGGCAGTTGCTTGCTGAACGCAAGCTAGTCATCAGCCCTGCTTGTAAGAACCTGCTGAATGAGTTACGCAGTGCTGAAGTGCATCCGAGCCGTGATGACATCGTGGGTGATGACCACGCGCTGGATGCCCTGCGCTATGCTGTGGCAGAGATGAGAACACTGCCACCTGTTCGCCAGCAGCCCGATGCGTGGTCGCCGGAAGCCATCCGCAAGCAAGCGTTGAGAGCAAGGCGCAAGGAGTT